A stretch of DNA from Candidatus Gastranaerophilales bacterium:
ACGCCCGTCAAATATTGTTATGAGATTGATGAGAAAAAAGATTCTTTAGACCTTCAACTCTGGTCGTATTGCCGGCGTAATTTACACCTAAAGTTCGCGGACAAGGACTGGGAGCCGCTTCAACGATAGTCGCATTATCGGTGTGATTTACACAGGGGGATTCTCGGTAAATCCGGCATAAGCCCTGATTAAATCTTTTGTCAGACTGCTTTTTAAAGTGCCGTTTTTATAACTTTCATACTCTTCCTGCGTAAAAGGAAGCGACGCTTGTACGTCAATTTTGTGATATTCATCGCAGCCATTGCTGCCTTTAGGCACACGAACGGTTTTGGGTAATTTTGCATATGAAGCTTCAAATGTGTCAGGATGTTCAAGAATTTCGTTTTCAAACGGATAATACTCGTAACTGGTCATTTTGTATTGATATTCGGATGGTTTGGTTTGATTACTAATACTTTTATCGCCCCATAAACCGCTGAATGCCTGTGTCTGATTTATTTTTTGAATATGCATGGTATTTTCCTTTGGTTTTGCCTGTTCTGATTTTAAACCCAAAAAGATTATTTTTTGCTATAAGAACCAAATTCTTTACAAAACTTCTGTATTATTTATATGTTGAAGTTGACGGCGTTCATTAAATCTTTCCTGAACTTTTCGGTTAATGTATGAACCTGTTCAATCTCCTTTGCGGAAATATGCTCCATAAGGCTTAAAAGAAACTCTTTAACCTGCGGCATAGTATCTTCAATTAATTTTTTGCCTTTTGGAGTTATAAAAATCTGATTTACCAACCTGTTTTGTTTTCTGCCTATTGAGCGTTTTGTAAACTTATTTTCTTCAAGAATATTTATAAGCCTGTTAATGTTTGATTTATCCTTCAACATTAATTTTGCCAAATCTCTCTGGCAAATACCGTCATTGCAGTAAATAGTATCAAGCACAATAAACTGCTCTGCCGTAGTGCCTATATTCAAGGAGTTAAAATACTGCACAGCCGCAAGTTTAAAGCACTTTAAAGTTTGCTCTATCGAATAAATAAATGTATCGGTATAATGTTTTACTTTGATTTTTTCCATTTATAAAAAACTTTTAATAACTGCTTGTAATTATAACAACCTCGTGTTAGTATGTCAACACGTTATAATATCAACCGATTAATATTTAATTTTTAAATCGCAGGAGTTATACATGGCAGGCAAAAGTAAAACAGTAATATTATCTTTTATAGCGGTTTTTTTAATTAACTGCTATGGCGCTTTAGCCGGGGAAGTAAAGAATGCGCAAATTGAAAAAGTTGATTTGAATTTTGCAACGGCATACGAATTAATGATGACAAATAACAACGCTATCAAAGCTGTATTAGAAGAGATTAACGCAAAAAAATATGAAAAAAATGCCGCGGTTGGGGAATTTTTGCCAAAGATAGGTATAAATACGACTTATATTCATTTTAACGAAGATATTGCGGTAGAAACGGCTCCTCTTCGCCTGGGCGGCACATTGATTAATGTTCCTCCCACAACGCTGCAAAATCAAGACCTTTGGCTAACGAGTGTCGGGGCAACATGGAATATATTTACCGGGGGCAAAATCCTTGCGCTTAATTCAGCGGCAAGAGCCAAGCTTGAAAGTTCAAACCAAAAATACCGCGTCTTGACAAACGAACTTATAATCGAACTTATAAAAAGATATTACGGCTTGAAATTTGCAGCCGATGTTGTAGAAGTAAAAAAACAGGTTGCAGATACAACCAAACAACACCTTGAGGATGCGAAAAAACTTGAAGCTCAAGGTATAATCCCAAAATCAGAAAGGCTGCACGCACAAGTTGCACACAGACAGGCGCAGCGTGATTATAATACCGCGCTTAAAGATGCCGATATTATAGAAGAGGGCTTAAAAACCCTGATTAAGGCTGATAATATTGACCTTACAGGTGTAAAAGTCGCCCCCTGCTCATGCCTGTTTATTTATGAACAGGCGCTGCCGAAACTTGCGGACTTTAAGCAAGCTGCAATGAAGGATAACCCCAATCTTAAGCAAATGGAAGCAAAAGCAAAACTGGCTCAGGCTAACTACAGAAGCAAAGCCGCCAATTATTCTCCGACAGTAAGCCTTTTTGCATACGATATTTTAGGTGCAAGCAATTTATCGCACCAAATTCCGACTTTTGCGGTAGGGGCTAAGGCTGATATGCTTCTTTTTGACGGGTTTAGCAGGTATAATAACCTGAAAGCCGCTGATGCTGTGAGAAAACAGGTTAAATATGAAACCATAGATACAAAAAACAACATAGAAAGCTTAGTTACCAAAAATTACAACGAAGTTTTCAAATACAAGGAACAGTACGAAAGTACCGACCAATCCGTTGAAAGTGCGCAAGAAGCGCTAAGAACGGCTGCGCTGGCATTTCAAGAAGGGGTGGGAACATCTTTAGCGGTGATTGACGCGCAGACCGCGCTTTCGAGCGTAAAAATCCAGCGTTTAAATGCGCTGTATAATTATGATGTAATGCTTGCGGAATTGTTGAGTACAAACGGCAGTGCGGAAGGAATTTTGCAATACATAAAAAATTCCCGTGAAGAACATCTTTAAGTCTTAAATAAGGAGCTGTTATGAATAAAAAGTCTTTAATAATTATTTCCTCCATTATAGCGGTTGCGGTTTCAATAATAATTTTAACCCTTGCCGTGATGAAAAATAATGCACAAATGGTAATTCAGGGGGAAGTAGACACTAAAACCGTTGACCTATCCTCAAAAATTACGGGCAGGATAAAACAAATCCATGTTAAAAAAGGCGATATGGTAAAAGCCGGCGATGTTTTAATCACTTTAGACACCCCGGATATTTTTGCAAAATCACAACAATCAACAGCCGCACTGGAAGCGGCGGAAGCTCAAAAACTGGCGATAGACAACGGTGCAAGACAAGAACAGAAAGAAATGGCTTTAAGCTCGCTAAATCAGGCTCAAGCTGACTTTGAGCTGGCGCAAAAGACTTATACACGCATGAAAAAGCTAAATGAAGAGGGGGTTATTGCCGCCCAAAAACTTGATGAAATATCAACCCGGTATAAAACCGCACAAAAAACCGTCGAAGCTGCAAGAGCAAACCTGCAAATGTATGTTACAGGCTCGAGATACGAGGAAAAAATCCTTGCGGGCGCTAACGTAAGAAAAGCGCAAGGGGTTGTTCAAGAGGTAAATTCTTACCTGCAGGAGAACCAAATCAAAACTCCGATTTCCGGTCAGATTACCGATATTGCGGTCGAAGAGGGCGAACTTGTCGGTGCGGGGTACACAATTATTACGATTGTTGATATTAATGATAACTGGGTAGTGTTTAATTTAAGAGAAGATTTGTTGTCAAAAATCAAAATGGGCAGTGAATTTGACGTAACAATTCCCGCAGTGGGCAAAGAACCCGTAAAAGTTAAAGTCGATTATATTTCCGTACTCGGTAATTTTGCCACTTGGAGAGCTACCAAAGTCAGAGGCGATTTTGATTTAAAAACTTTTGAAATCCATGCCCGCCCCGTTACTCCGCCCGAAGGACTTAGAGCAGGCATGAGCGCTATCGCTGATTGGAACAAAGTCGGAAAGAACTAAGCATTATGAACGCTTTTGTCAAAACGTCAAAAAGAGAAGTTAAAAAACTGGCTGCAAACCCTTTTATCCTTGTGATTTTATTTATAGCGCCCCTGTTCGTATGTTTTGTTATAGCGTTTACTTTTTTGGCGGGTTCCGCGACGGATTTACCCGTAGCGGTTCTGGATATGGACAACAGCAATCTTTCAAGAAAGATTGTAAGAATGATTGATGCAACGCCTGCCTGTGAGGTCAAATACAGGGTTGCCGATTTAAAAGAAGGCAAAGAACTGATTTCAGGCGGAAATGCTTATGCGCTGGTGTATATTCCAAAGGATTTCAAACGGGATATAACACGGGGAACCCGCCCGCAGCTTGTTTATTACTACAACAATCAGGCAATTTTAATCGGAGGAGTTATAACAAAAGAAGTTCAAACCGCCATACAAAGCGTCATGGCAGGCATTACGCTAAAAATACAGATGAAAAAAGGGCTTCCAAAAGACGCTGCGATGGCAAAAATAAACCTTATAAGGGTAGATGAACATATACATTCAAACCCTTATTTGAATTACTCTTACTTTTTGTCCTATGCGGCTTTTGCGCATACTTTTCAGATTATTATAATATTCCTGGTAATCTGGTCATTGGGGGTTGAGTTTAAAGAGGGAACAACAAAAGAATGGCTTGAAACCGCAAATAATTCCATATTTGCGGCAGTTTTTGGCAAACTTGCGGTTTATATGGTTTGTTTTTTAGTATTGATGACGATTGCCTACGGCACCTACGTTTTAGCTTACAGCGCTCCGTTTGAAGCTAACCTGATTTTTTTAACTTTGGGAACTTTTTGCTTTATACTTGCATATCAAATGGCAGGAGTTATTTTTGTCGCAGTGTTGTCTAATTTAAGGTTTGCACTGAGCAGCGGTGCTTTTTATACTTCATTGGGGTTGACTTTTGCGGGAATGACTTATCCTGCTATGGCAATGCCGCCTTTTGCACAATTTTACAGCGCATTATTACCTATAAGACCATATGTAAATCTTGTAATAGACCAAATGATGAGAGGTTTTGCACCAAAGTACGATGTTATTTATGTTGTTTGGATGTTGGCTTTGGCAGCTTTTGGGTTCTTCTTTTTACCGTTATTAAAAAAGCACGCTCAGGATGAAAGTTTGTGGTATCAGCTATGAAAAATCTTTGGCGCATATTTCAATCAGAATTTAAAAATATGATGACAGACAAAGGCAGTATGCTTGTGATGGTGCTTGGGATTTTTATGTATTCGTTGTTTTATACTATCCCTTTTTCTACGCATATTTTGAGGGAAGTACCTCTGGGTGTGGTGGATTTTGATAACAGTTCTTTTTCAAGAGAATTTATAAGAAATTTAGACAGCAATGAATTTATAAAAGTTACTTCCGAACCTATAGATATTGACGCTGCAAAAGAAGAATATTACCGTGATAAAATCAAGTCGTTTATCGTTATTCCAAAGGGCTTTGAAAAAGATATTTTAAGAGGCGGGCATTCTTTTATTACTTCTTATGAAGATAGCGCTTTTTTAATTATATACAAGCAGGTTGCAACGGGAATTATCACTACTGCAACATCTTTTGGGGCAAAAATAGAGATAGGAAGCCTTATGAAAAAGGGCTTAAGCAAACAGCAGGCAATAAGTATGAAACTGCCGTTTGAATTTGTTGATATGCCGCTTTATAACCCTGTATCAAGTTACCAAAATTACCTTTATCCGATTGTATTAATTTTAATATTGCAGCAGACTATGCTGATAGGCGCGGGGATTTTAGGCGGAACATTAAAGGAAAGGCTTAAAGGCTGCAAAGAATGGTCAAAAGACGGTGCTGTTGAGGTTAAGTCGGATAAGGTTAACGAATTCAGCGATAATCCCATAGAAATAGTGTTTGGCAAAAGTCTGGCTTATACATCAATTTATACAGTTTATACGCTGATATATTTTTTGATACCGCCGGCGTTTCTTGTTTATGATATGAGCTATAACATAATACCAATGATTTTACTTTTTTTACCGTTTCTTTTTGCTACCGCATTTTTGGGGCAATTATTGGTGTTCTTTTATACCGGCAGAGAAAGTTCTTTGATGGCGCTTGTTGTTACTTCTGTTCCGCTGATATTTTTGCCGGGGTTTGTCTGGCCCACAGAAAGCATACCTTTCGGACTACTTGTATTTTCAAAATTCATGCCCGCTACCCCCGCCATAAACGGCTTGATAAAAATAAACCAGATGGGCGCAAGCTTTTGGCAGGTTCAGGGTGATTTTTGGCTTTTGGTCGGACTTTGTGTGTTGTATTTTTTCCTCGCTTGCCTTGTGGTTAAGCGTATGCAGAAAAAAGTTAAATAATAAGTTTTTAAACCTGAAAATACCAATGGCAATTTTTTTGTTCAAAAATTGTTTATTTAAACATATCAATTTTTCATGCAGAGTTAGAAATTAGAAAAGGAGAAAATTATGTCAGAAGTGGGTGCAGTTGATTTTAGTAAAATAGGCAGTGCTGCAATAAGAGCAGAGGCTAAAAAAGGTGATTTCAAACGAGTATCACAACAATATCCCGAAGTTTATGAAGCATTGTTAGAAAAAGGGATAGCAAAGCCTGAAGGTACTGACTACAATAATTATAAGCTACATACGTCATTATTTAGTCAATCTAAGCCGACAGATGACGCTGCCCCAAAGACAGCACCTCCTAAACCATCGTCTGAAAAACTTGAAAAGCTCCTTGATAAACCAATAGAAAACACTTTTTCTGTTGAAGTATAATAAAAGTATTAAAAAGAGTGCTGATGGCACTCTTTTTAATGCAAAATTTTTTACACTCCGCAGCCGCAGCAATGGCTGTTGTCGAAGGTGTCTTTATTCTTTATACAGGTGTTGCACTTCTCCTGCATTTTGCCCTCATTGACAAAATATTGAAAGCTCTTAATCCACTTAGGTTCTTTGCACGTGCAAGTCTGCATAAAAGTAAGAAATTCAACAAACCTTTTTAAAACATCTTCCGTCATGGAAAATTCTATATTATTAGCAGAGGTTTCAATTTCTTCAGGCTTCATCATAAGCACCGTTTCTAAAAATGTACGGATAGTTTGATGCCTGTTTATCTTTTCTTCGACAATTTTTTGCCCCTTGGACGTCATTGTAATTAAACCGTAAGGTTCGTATTTAAGGTAGCCTTTTTTTGCAAGTGCCTTAACGGCCTCTGAAGTTGAGGATGCGCCCACCTGCATTTTTGCCGCTACGTCTTTTACTCTCGCTGCGGAATTTTTTTGCACCAATTCATAAACAGTGTGCAAATATTTCTCAAGACTTTGGGTAAGTTCTTTCATTTTTTGCCTGTAATCATGCCTGCCTAATATTTTATGTTATACCATAAGATACTTATTTTTTGAAATAAACGGGCATATACTTGTTTATATCCAATGGAACTGCTTGAGGCGGTTTGGTTTTTGTTTGATTTTTTTTGGTCATTGCAATGTTTAGCTTTGGCAATATAATTCCAAGCATCAAAAGCGAATATGCAAGCCCTGAAATATGCGCTATGTTTAATTTTCTGATATTTTCTTTCACGAGCTTACCGCCTTGAGCCGTTATTTCCGCATGGGTTTTCAGGGAAATATTTTTCAACCAGTGCGAGATACCTTTTCCCGGTTTTGAGATATTGAACAGATTTTCTTTTTTAGGGTCTAAAATTTGGGCAACACCTTTTGCCACAAAACCGCCTAAAACAAGCCAGTTAAGAAATCCCATATAATCTCTGAATACAGTTTCTCTTAACTCTGTCTTGTCTTTTGATGCCAAAATCCTGCCCAAAACAAGCGCTCCAAAGACAACTTTGATAGCATGCCCGCTTGTTGCAGGTCCGGTAAGTTCTAAACGCTTCACCAAATCTTTTAAACTGTTAATGTTCATCACCTT
This window harbors:
- a CDS encoding TolC family protein yields the protein MAGKSKTVILSFIAVFLINCYGALAGEVKNAQIEKVDLNFATAYELMMTNNNAIKAVLEEINAKKYEKNAAVGEFLPKIGINTTYIHFNEDIAVETAPLRLGGTLINVPPTTLQNQDLWLTSVGATWNIFTGGKILALNSAARAKLESSNQKYRVLTNELIIELIKRYYGLKFAADVVEVKKQVADTTKQHLEDAKKLEAQGIIPKSERLHAQVAHRQAQRDYNTALKDADIIEEGLKTLIKADNIDLTGVKVAPCSCLFIYEQALPKLADFKQAAMKDNPNLKQMEAKAKLAQANYRSKAANYSPTVSLFAYDILGASNLSHQIPTFAVGAKADMLLFDGFSRYNNLKAADAVRKQVKYETIDTKNNIESLVTKNYNEVFKYKEQYESTDQSVESAQEALRTAALAFQEGVGTSLAVIDAQTALSSVKIQRLNALYNYDVMLAELLSTNGSAEGILQYIKNSREEHL
- a CDS encoding ABC transporter permease, with amino-acid sequence MNAFVKTSKREVKKLAANPFILVILFIAPLFVCFVIAFTFLAGSATDLPVAVLDMDNSNLSRKIVRMIDATPACEVKYRVADLKEGKELISGGNAYALVYIPKDFKRDITRGTRPQLVYYYNNQAILIGGVITKEVQTAIQSVMAGITLKIQMKKGLPKDAAMAKINLIRVDEHIHSNPYLNYSYFLSYAAFAHTFQIIIIFLVIWSLGVEFKEGTTKEWLETANNSIFAAVFGKLAVYMVCFLVLMTIAYGTYVLAYSAPFEANLIFLTLGTFCFILAYQMAGVIFVAVLSNLRFALSSGAFYTSLGLTFAGMTYPAMAMPPFAQFYSALLPIRPYVNLVIDQMMRGFAPKYDVIYVVWMLALAAFGFFFLPLLKKHAQDESLWYQL
- a CDS encoding ABC transporter permease, whose protein sequence is MKNLWRIFQSEFKNMMTDKGSMLVMVLGIFMYSLFYTIPFSTHILREVPLGVVDFDNSSFSREFIRNLDSNEFIKVTSEPIDIDAAKEEYYRDKIKSFIVIPKGFEKDILRGGHSFITSYEDSAFLIIYKQVATGIITTATSFGAKIEIGSLMKKGLSKQQAISMKLPFEFVDMPLYNPVSSYQNYLYPIVLILILQQTMLIGAGILGGTLKERLKGCKEWSKDGAVEVKSDKVNEFSDNPIEIVFGKSLAYTSIYTVYTLIYFLIPPAFLVYDMSYNIIPMILLFLPFLFATAFLGQLLVFFYTGRESSLMALVVTSVPLIFLPGFVWPTESIPFGLLVFSKFMPATPAINGLIKINQMGASFWQVQGDFWLLVGLCVLYFFLACLVVKRMQKKVK
- a CDS encoding metal-dependent transcriptional regulator, which codes for MKELTQSLEKYLHTVYELVQKNSAARVKDVAAKMQVGASSTSEAVKALAKKGYLKYEPYGLITMTSKGQKIVEEKINRHQTIRTFLETVLMMKPEEIETSANNIEFSMTEDVLKRFVEFLTFMQTCTCKEPKWIKSFQYFVNEGKMQEKCNTCIKNKDTFDNSHCCGCGV
- a CDS encoding MarR family transcriptional regulator gives rise to the protein MEKIKVKHYTDTFIYSIEQTLKCFKLAAVQYFNSLNIGTTAEQFIVLDTIYCNDGICQRDLAKLMLKDKSNINRLINILEENKFTKRSIGRKQNRLVNQIFITPKGKKLIEDTMPQVKEFLLSLMEHISAKEIEQVHTLTEKFRKDLMNAVNFNI
- a CDS encoding efflux RND transporter periplasmic adaptor subunit, with the protein product MNKKSLIIISSIIAVAVSIIILTLAVMKNNAQMVIQGEVDTKTVDLSSKITGRIKQIHVKKGDMVKAGDVLITLDTPDIFAKSQQSTAALEAAEAQKLAIDNGARQEQKEMALSSLNQAQADFELAQKTYTRMKKLNEEGVIAAQKLDEISTRYKTAQKTVEAARANLQMYVTGSRYEEKILAGANVRKAQGVVQEVNSYLQENQIKTPISGQITDIAVEEGELVGAGYTIITIVDINDNWVVFNLREDLLSKIKMGSEFDVTIPAVGKEPVKVKVDYISVLGNFATWRATKVRGDFDLKTFEIHARPVTPPEGLRAGMSAIADWNKVGKN